The nucleotide window AGAATACGAGAACACCAAACCTCTGGGCGAGTACCTACGCGATGTGATGAGGAACAACATGACAACGTTTCGCGTCTTCGGCCCGGACGAGACCGCCTCGAACCGACTCCAGGCTATCTACGAGGTGAGCAAAAAGACCTGGATGGCGGATCTGTTGCCGGAGGACGCTGACGGCGGCGAGCTGTCTCGCGATGGGCGCGTCATGGAAATGCTTTCCGAACACACGTTAATCGGCTGGCTGGAGGGATATCTGCTTACGGGCCGTCATGGGTTGTTTCACACCTATGAAGCCTTTGCTCACGTTATCGATTCCATGTTCAACCAGCACGCCAAGTGGCTGGACATCAGCAAGAATCATGTTCCGTGGCGGGCCTCGGTCGCGTCCGAGAACATCCTGCTGTCCTCTACGGTCTGGCGCCAGGATCACAACGGTTTTTCCCATCAGGATCCGGGATTCATTGATCTGGTGACCAACAAGGGTCCATCGGTTACGCGTGTCTACCTGCCGCCCGATGCCAATACGCTCCTGGTCATCACGGATCAATGTCTGCGCAGCACCGACTGCATCAACGTGATTGTCGCCGATAAACAGAAGCATCTGCAATTTGCCACAATCGACGAGGCGATCATTCATTGCGCGAAGGGCCTCGGTATCTGGAGGCGGGCGAGCACTGATGCGGGCGAGGAGCCGGATTTCGTGTTGGCCTCCTGCGGCGATGTGGTCACCATGGAGGCGTTGGCCGCCGCAGCTATCCTGCGCGAGCGACTGCCGGATCTGAAGCTGCGCTTCGTCAACGTGGTGGACCTATTCAAGCTGCAGCCGGTATCTGAGCATCCGCACGGGTCAACGGAGCGCGAGTTTGATAGCCTGTTCACGACGGACAAACCGATCATCTTTAACTTCCACGGCTATCCCTGGCTCATCCACAAACTCTCGTACCGCTTCAAGGGGCACGACAACCTGCACGTGCGCGGCTACAAGGAAAAGGGCAACATCAATACTCCGCTGGAGCTGGCGATGCTGAACGAAACCTCCCGTTTCCACCTGGTGATCGATGTAATCGATCGGGTGCCGAAGCTGCGCACGAAGGCCGCACATCTGAAGGAAGAAATGAAGAACGCCATCATCGACAATCTGCGCTACGCCCACGAGCACGGCACCGACCGGCCGGAGATCGCCAACTGGTCCTGGCCGTACTGAGGTCGCCGACAGCGCCTCATGGAAATATGGGGCTGGACGCATGTCCGGAGTGGAAGCAGCGTGAGCGCGCGGAACGGCGGCAGCGGCGTTGACGCATCGATGGCCACGAACAGGAGTTTCTGAAAATGACAGCAATGGAGAATCGGTTGCGCGCCTTGCAGGTGTTCGGCCAGTCGGTATGGCTTGATTATATCCGCCGCAACCTGATCACCAGCGGCGAGTTGCGCCGTCTGATCAACGAAGACGGGTTGCGGGGCGTGACCTCCAATCCGGCCATCTTTGAAAAAGCCGTCTCAGGAAGTTCCGATTACAAGGAGATGCTCGCGTCCCCAGAAGCGCGGACGCTGGACGCAAAGACGCTGTATGAACAACTTGCGATCCGCGATATTCAAGACGCTGCCGATGCGCTATACCCCGTATACGAGGAGACTGCGAGGCATGATGGGTACGTGAGCCTGGAGGTCTCGCCGTTCCTTGCGCACGATACGACGGCTACGCTGGACGAAGCCAGGCGATTATGGCAAGCGGTGGGACGCCCTAACCTGATGATCAAAGTCCCGGCTACTCCAGAGGGACTTCCCGCCATCCGGCAACTCATCGGCGAGGGCATTAATATCAATGTGACGCTGCTCTTTGCGCAGGAAGTGTACGAACAGGTGGCGGAAGCGTACATTGCGGGGCTGGAGGCATGTGTCGCCCGCGGCGGTGACCCGACGCGGGTAGCCAGCGTGGCCAGTTTCTTCATCAGCCGCATTGATACTGCAATTGATACGCTCCTTGCGGCACGGTTACAGTCGACAACGAATGCAAGGGAGCAGAGCGTACTGCGCGGTCTGGCCGGCAAGGTGGCGATTGCGAACGCCAAGCTCGCCTACCAGCGGTACCAGGAACTCTTCGGCGGCCGGCGCTGGCAGGTGTTGGCCGGACAGGGAGCGCACACACAGCGCCTGCTCTGGGCCAGTACGAGCGTAAAGAATCCCAATTTCCGCGATGTCGCCTACGTGGAGGAACTGATCGGGCCCGATACCGTGAACACGATTCCTCCCGCGACCTTCGAAGCGTTTCGTGACCACGGGAGGCCGCGCGCCAGCCTCGCGGAAGATGTCGATTCCGCCTGCGACACAATGGATATGCTGGCGGAAATCGGGATCTCCATGAAAGACGTGACCGACAGGTTGCTCGCTGAGGGAGTGCAACTCTTCTCGGATGCTTTCGAAAAGCTGCTGAGGGCTGTGGAGAAGCAAAGTAAGGGAGCAGGGGCGGGAAAAATCAATCGTCTGACCTACACACTGCCCGAGCCCCTGACCGCAGCGGTGAACGGTTCGTTGGCGGAGTGGCGCGCACAGGATAAGGTCGGACGACTCTGGAGCCGAGATGCGTCGCTATGGACCGGCAAGGATGAAGCGGAGTGGCTCGGCTGGCTCGGGATCACACACGACCAGTTAGCCCATATCGAGCGTCTGGCCAGCATGACAGAAGCGGTCAAGGGCGCCGGCTTTTCTCATGTTCTCCTGCTGGGCATGGGGGGGTCGAGTCTCTGCCCTGAAGTGATGAAAAGGACCTTCGGTACAATCAGCGGGCATCCCGAACTGCACGTGCTCGATTCGACCGACCCGGCTCAGGTAAAGGCGTTCGAGAACACAGTCGATCTGACGCACACCCTCTTCATCGTTTCCAGTAAATCGGGTTCCACCCTCGAACCGAACATTTTCAAACAGTATTTCTTCGACCGTGTCAGCCGGCTCATCGGTCCGAAAGAGGCCGGCCGCCATTTCATTGCGATTACCGACCCCGGCTCAATAATGCAGCAGGTGGCCGAACGCGACGGTTTTCGGCGCGTCTTCTTCGGATGGGCGAATATCGGCGGGCGCTACTCGGCGCTCTCCGATTTCGGACTGGTTCCGGCGGCCATCATGGGAGTGGATATCGCGAAGTTGTTGGATCGGACAGAGGAGATGGTCTGTGCCTGTATGCCGTCGGTGCCGGTAGAAGACAATCCGGGTGTCGTGCTCGGCGCCGTCCTCGGCACCGCCGCGAACGCATTCGGCCGCGACAAGGTGACGATCATTGCGTCGCCGGGCATTGCCGGTCTTGGCGCCTGGTTGGAGCAGTTACTAGCGGAGTCCACAGGGAAAGACGGCAAGGGGTTGATTCCGATTGATCGCGAAGCGCTCAGCTGGCCGGATGTGTATGGCTCTGACCGCATATTCGTCTATCTAAGATTGTTGTCGGCGCCGGATGCGGTACAGGATGCCTCCGTTGACGCGCTGGAACACGCCGGCCACCCCGTCGTGCGCATCGGGGTGGACGATCCTTATGACCTGGGTGAGGAGTTCTTTCGCTGGGAGGTCGCAACCGCGGTGGCCGGTGCGATCCTCGGCATTCACCCCTTTGATCAGCCGGATGTGGAAGCGAGTAAGACGGCGACTCGGAAGTTGACCGCCGAGTACGAAAAAACCGGGGCGTTGCCCGCGGAGACGCCGATTTTCACAGAAGCAGGGATCACGCTGTTCACGGATGAGAAGAATACGGCTGCATTGAGGAAGATGACGAACGGCAATCACACGCTGGCGGGTTATATGAAGGCGCATCTGAACCGGCTCGGCGCCGGCGACTATTTTGCGCTTCTCGCGTATATAGAGATGAACAGGGCGCATGAGCGGACGTTGCAGACGATGCGCCACAATGTTCGTGATGCCAAGCGCATCGCCACCTGCCTGGAATTCGGACCGCGCTTCCTGCACTCAACGGGCCAGCTCTACAAGGGTGGGCCAAATACGGGGGTATTTCTGCAGATCACGTGCGATGATGCCGTCGATCTGCCCGTGCCGGGGCACCGATACACCTTCGGCATGGTCAAGGCGGCCCAAGCCCGGGGGGATTTCCAGGTGTTGCTGGAGCGCGACCGCCGCGTGTTGCGCGCTCACCTGGGTCCGGATGTCGGCGGCGGCCTGGCGACGCTGCAACAAGCCATGGCGGCGGCGTTGGCGGCATAGACCGACGGAGAAGCCGGAGGTCGTCTGCCAAGACAAGAGGAGCCACTCACCATGGGCCAGCACGAATCTCCCGAAACACAATCTGATCTGAAAAGGAGCGTAGAAGATGGAGACAATACGTTGGAGCATGGCAAGCCGTATCCTGTCGTACCTGTTTATTGTGGTGATCATCGCGGGTGCGCATCGACCAAGATTACTGATTGCGAGAGGCGTGTGACCGGAATCGGCTCCGGGGCGTTGCATCTGAGTGTAGCGGTCGAAGGCTATCAGATGACAGCTCAAGGACTCCGCAAGCTCGGTTCCGGCACCGTGGAAGTCGGCGGCGGTACGGGGCTGGGCGCCGCTCCGCCCCTCGCCGTTCTCGTAGCCACCGGTAACCCGCTCGGCCTCATCGTCAGCAGCGGGATCAAAGTGTACGAGTGGTTCGCGCCACAAAAGCCGAACGGCGAGCCGGATCCGGCGCGCGGCATCCGACAGTTCGTGGTAGGCACCGGGGGGATAGTCATCGCAAGTTTACCGGCCCGGCCGTCGCGAACAGCGAAGTACGGAACGACGATACGTACGGCGTTCTCACGCTCACCTTGTATCCGACAAGCTACAAGTGGCAGTTCATTCCGGTTGAAGGACAGACCTTTACGGATTCGGGAACGGGACAGTGCTACCAGCTTGACATGATAGTAAATCGACTGGTACACTCTGTCGCGTTCGACATGGGTGCCGTTGTTTTGCTTCCACTTAGGGTACGCGCAGATACTTGGAGGGATAAGCGTCTGTGACAAGCCGGAGTCAACGAGTTTTTGCTCTCGCCTTTACCCTACTCGTTGTGTACATGGGATCGCCAGTCATCCACATGACAGTTGTCGGCCCCCATGCGCATTCCCATTCGACTCATCTCGGGAACCAACCCGCCGTTCACCACTCGCACGTAAACCTGCCTGAAGAAACGCAGGGACCTATGAGGGCTCAAGACGATACGCCTCTACCCACAAGACAACCAATTCCTCACTGCGATTTCGAGGTAAACCAAGCAGCCAATCCGCCCTCGTTTGCTTTAGATCTCCCAGGAAGCGTCGAGAAGTGCAACGCTCCGCCGACCGCCTCCCCCTCTTCCATCGCGTTAGATCCGCCTTCCCTACCTCCTCGCCAGACATAGTTCCCCTTTCCTTTCTTACGACTGTGTAGTTCGCAGTGGGGTGTTAGTCGAGCGAGATTGGGACTCTTTCCCCTCACTGCGGGCGGTCAATCCCCTTACGGCATGTTGAATCAGTGCATCGTTTGAGGTGTATCTATGGATAAATTCGCGATGAAAATCTCGAAGCGTTCCGTGCTGCTCGCTCTGTTCGTATGTTCGATGAGTACACCACTTCCCGCCGGCGCCCAAGTTAAAGAGATCCCGCGAACGCTTTCGCTGGCCGACGCCCTACAGATCGCGGCACAGCGCAACCCCGGGTTGTTGACGGAGACAACAAACAGACAGATCGCGCGCGGAGATGCGACGACCGCCGCATTGCTTCCCAACCCGGAGCTGCTGCTCAGGTCGGAAGGGTTTCGTGGAGGATCGTTCATCGATCGGCAGGAGCTCTTCTTTGAGGTCAGCCAGGAGATACCGACGGCCGGCAAGCGCTCCCAGCAGATCGCCGTGGCGGGCGCACACCTTCGCGCGACCGAGGCCGACGTCGACAATACGGCCCGTCTGCTCCGATTTGTGGTCAAGCAGACCTATTATCAGATCGTGCTGGCCAAAACCGACCTTGCCGTCGCCCGCGGCCTGCTGGCCGACTTTGACCGAACCATCCGCGCCAAGGAGGAGCAGTTCCAACTCGGCGAGATCTCCGGCGCAGAACTGAGACGGGTTCAGGTGGAGCGTTTCAGGGTGTTTGACGACGTCGTCGCCGGAGAGTTGAACCTCAAGCAGGCCAGGGCCGCCCTCCTGGCGCTGCTCGGCTATGCCGACTCGACAGCCGAATTCGACGTCACCGAAGAACTGCTGAAGGGCGGACCGATCGGCGGCATGGAGTCGCTGCATGCCGAAGCCATGGAAACCCGCCCCGACCTCAACGCTCAGCGCCAACGGGCCGTCCGGGCTCGCGAACAGAAGGCGCTGGAGCGGGCACGGCGTTTTCCGAACCTGTTCCCCTTCGTGGGGTATAAGCGAAACTTCAGCGAAGACAGCGTCTTATTCGGCGTTGCGGCTCCCCTGCCCCTTTTCAATCGCAACCAGGGGGGCATCGTTCGGGCTCAGGCAGAAGAGGAGCGCGAATCGTTCCAGTCCAGGCGTCTGGAGACCCAGGCGCTCCTGGAGGTCGATCAGGCGTTCAACAGGTTTGAGAGCGAGCGCCGACGCCTCGAGGGGCTGGAAACCGAATACCTGCCGAAGGCCCGCGAATCGCGGGAGATCGCCGAGGCTGCGCATAAGCTGGGAGCCATCGATCTGACGGCGTTTCTGGACGCACAGCGGACCTTTCGGGAGGTCCAGCGGCTCTACAACCGCTCCCTGTATGAACTGAGTATTGCCAGATTTCAAGTCGAGGCGGCCGTCGGCCGATAGGGGTACACGATGATCGGATGTCCATTCGTGAGGTCAGCGCTTCGCACTGCAACAACAGGGTGGTGGGTGGTGGGTGGTGGGTGGAGGACAGCGACGTCCTTACGCTGCGCACCCCCTACTCCGCACCTCGCGCCTCGCACATTCTTGTTACCGATGATGATAATGGCAGCAGTCTTAACGCTGGCGGCCTGCAGCCGCGCCCCGGAGCAAAAACCGGCTGAGCCTGCGAGTAAGCCTGAACCGGACAAGGTCACGATTTCGGCCGAGGCTCAGGCCAAGTTAGGCTTTGCCACCTCCCGGCCTCAACGCGTCACGCCCGTGCGAGTCATTGAGGCCACAGCCGCGATCGCCCCGGACCCGGCCCGCGTCGCCCACATCGCCCCCCTGGCCAAAGGGCGGCTGGAGCGCGTTCATGTGCAGGTCGGGGATTCGGTGAATCAGGGTGCCCCGCTCTTTGAGTACGACAATATCGAGCTGGGGGAGGCGATCGGAGACTACCGAAGTGAGCTGGCTGAACTGCGGAAGGATCGCGCGCACCTGGAGCATGCGCAGCGAACATTGGAGCGAGGTCGGCTGTTGCTTGAAAAGGAGGCCATCGCCGCAAAAGAACTTCATATCAGGGAGGCTGAGTACGGGGCCGCCGAGGCGACAGTCGACAATCGGAATGCCAGGATCGCCAGGATCAAGGAGAAGCTCATTCGCTTCGGAATGACGAACGAGCAGATGGAGGGCCTCGCGTCCAGACAAGAGGGCGCTCTTCCCCGTGAAACCTCGCATACGGTTGTCAGAGCGCCGATCGCCGGCATCGTCGTCGAGCTCGAAGGGGCGCCGGGCGAGGTGGTCGGCTCCGAGAAAACACTCCTGTCGATCGCTGATCTCTCCCGCGTGTGGACGCTGGTAGACATCTACGAGAAGGATCTGGCCCATGTCCGTCGAGGCGCGCCTGTCGAAATCAGTCTGGAGGCGTATCCGGGTGAAATCTTCTATGGCGCCATCGGCTATGTCAGCGATCTGCTCGATCCCCAGACCCGGACGGCGAAGGCGCGAGTGGAGATCCCCAACCCTCAACGAAAATTGAAGTTCGGGATGTTCGCAACTGTCAGGCTTCAGATCCAGGTCACCGGTGGGACTGTCAAGGTAACGGCGATTCCTTCATCGGCCATTCAGCAAATCGATGGGGAACCGTCTGTGTTCGTCAAGCTTGACACCGTGACCTTTGCGCGGCGGCAGGTGAAGCTCGGATTCACATCAGGGGACCTCGTTGAGGTCGCCGAAGGTCTCAGGGGGGATGAAGAACTCGTCACCACGGGAAGCTTCTCGCTGAAATCTGAGTTCCTCAAGGAACAACTCAACCAGGGACAGGGGGGATAAGCCCCGGAGGGATCCCACATGCTCCAGCGCATTTTTGAGCTTTCTCTGGAGAATCGATTTCTTGTCCTGATCCTGACCGGTCTCCTCGTCCTCGGGGGAATCATGGCCTTGCGAGACCTGCCGATCGATGCCGTCCCTGACATCACAACCGTTCAGGTCCAGATCCTCACGAAGACGGCTCCAATAGGCCCGGTGGAGGTGGAGCGGTATGTGACCTTCCCGATAGAAGCCGCCATGAGCGGTCTGCCGGACCTGCAGGAGCTTCGCTCGGTGAGTCGATTCGGTCTGTCAGCCGTCACACTGGTTTTCAGGGACCACGTCAACGTCTACTTTGCTCGGCAACTGGTGGCCGAACGGATGGCTGCCGCCAAAGAACAGATTCCCGCAGGCTTCGGAACGCCAGAACTCGCGCCGGTCTCCACCGGGCTGGGCGAGGTATACCAGTTCGTCGTGAAGGGCGAAGGCTTTACGCCGATGCAGCTCCGCGAGATTCTCGATTGGCAAATCGCGTACAGGCTGCGTGGCGTCCCGGGAGTCGTCGAGGTTTCGCAATGGGGCGGGTACGCGAAACAATACCATGTCGTCGTAGACCAGAGAAAACTCGTCTCGTATCGGATTCCTATCGGCCGTGTCTTTGAGGAACTTGAAAGGAATAACGCCATCGCCGGCGGCGGCTATATCGAACACAACGGCGAGGCCTATGTGATTCGAGGCGAGGGGCTGGTCGAAAACCAGGAGGATCTGTCCCGTATTATGGTAAGCGCCGGGTCAGGCGGTACGCCGATTACCATGGCTCAACTCGGTCATGTCAAGATCGATGCCATGCCTCGGATCGGCGCGGCGACACAAGATGGCGCAGGTGAGACCGTCGTCGCTATGGCCCTAATGCTCCAGGGCGGCAACGGCCGCATCGTGGCTGAACGGATCAAAGAAGAGGTGGAGCGGATGAAACCAAGCCTGCCGCCAGGGGTCTCCATCGAGCCATACTATGACAGATCGGACCTCGTGAATAAGGTCATCCGGACGGTCACCACCAATCTGATCGAAGGGGCGTTGCTGGTCATTGCGGTATTGCTTCTGCTTCTCGGCAACCTCCGAGGCGGCCTGATCGTCGCGTCGGCGATTCCTCTCTCTATGCTGGTGGCCTTCACGGGAATGGTCCAGACCGGGATCTCCGGGAATCTCATGAGCCTGGGCGCCATCGATTTCGGACTGGTCGTAGACGGCGCGGTGGTGATGATTGAAAACATCGTCCGACATCTGGCGGAAGAACGAGGGGTGCGGCGAGAGGAACGCCCGCTCATCATCCTCCGAGCCGGTCGCGAGGTCCTGCGACCGATCTTCTTCGCCGTCAGCATTATTGTGATCGTCTACCTGCCGATTCTTACGTTACAGGGCGTCGAGGGGAAGATGTTTAAGCCGATGGCGTTTACGGTCATCTTCGCCCTCATCGGATCGCTGATCCTCTCTTTTACCCTGATGCCGGTTTTGGCTTCGCTGTTTCTGCGAGGGCCGATTGCTGAGGGCGATTCGTGGCTTCTCCGCCGCGCGAAGGCCCTGTACCTGCCGCGGTTGGCCTGGTGTGTTCACCGCCCGAAAATGACGGCCCTCGTCGCGGCATCGGCCTTTGCCTTGAGCCTCATGTTTGTGCCGTTCCTCGGCGGAGAGTTTATCCCGCAACTCGATGAGGGCGACACTGTTATTCAGTCCTGGCGTCTGCCGAGCACCGCATTGGAACAGTCGATCAAGGACTCTCTCGAGATTGAACGCACCCTTCTTCGTTTTCCCGAGGTGCGGCAGGTCGTCTCGAGGATCGGATCTCCCGAGGTCGCCACCGACGTTATGGGAATGGACATGTCCGATATCTTCATCGCCCTGCGACCGCAAAACGAGTGGAAGACTGCCGGAACAAAAAACCAGTTGATCGATAAATTTGCCGCTGCCCTCTCGTCCGAGGTTCCAGGCGTAGGAATGAGTTTTACCCAGCCGATCGAGATGCGTTTTAACGAATTGATCGCCGGCATCAAATCCGATGTCGGGCTCAAGATTTTCGGGGACGATCTGAAGGTCCTCAAGGAAAAGGGGGACCAGGCCGCCCACATCCTACGACAGATCGGCGGCGGCCAGGATATCCGAGTCGAGCAGGTGATCGGCCTCCCTGTCCTGCGGATTCAGGTGGACCGAAGGCGGATCGCCAGATACGGGATCAACGCGGCCGATGTCCTGGCCGCTGTGGAGGCTGCCGGCGCCGGGAGGGTGGTAGGAACGGTCTTTGAAGGGCAGCGACGGTTTCCCCTGGTCGTTCGAGCGGTCGGCAGCGGCCGCACCGATCTTCCTTCCTTTCAGGACTTGCCGGTGGCGGCACCGAACGGCGCCCTCATCCCCTTGGCCCAACTGGCCTCCGTCAGCATCGAGGAGGGTCCGGCCCAGGTGAGCCGGGAAGATATCAGCCGACGGATCGTCGTGGAGGCCAATGTGAGGGGCCGCGACTTAGGGTCGTTTGTGCGCGAGGCGCAGGATCGTATCGCCAAAGAGCTCATATTGCCGCCGGGCTATCATGTCAAGTGGGGCGGACAGTTTGAAAACCTGGCGCGGGCAACGAGTCGCCTCGCCATCGTGGTTCCCCTCTCGCTATGTCTGATCTTTGTGCTGCTGTATTCCACCTTCAATGCGGTCCGACCTGCGCTGCTGATCTTTCTGAATGTCCCGCTGGCGGTGACCGGCGGGGTTCTCGCGTTGGCTGTGCGCGGATTACCGTTCAGCATCTCAGCCGGGGTCGGCTTCATCGCCCTGTTCGGCGTAGCCGTTCTGAACGGCGTGGTCCTGCTGAGTTACATCCTCCACCTGCGCGAGGAGGGGTACTCGGCGAGCGACGCGGCATTCAAGGCCGCTGAGATCCGCCTGCGACCGGTCTTAATGACGGCCCTTGTCGCCGGCCTCGGGTTCGTCCCGATGGCGCTGTCCCATGGCGTCGGCGCCGAGGTCCAGCGTCCGCTGGCTACGGTCGTCATCGGCGGCCTCGTCACCTCTACACTGCTGACACTCTTCGTACTCCCAAGCCTTTATCACTGGTTTGAACGCGAACCTGCAGACGCCGCCTGATCTCAAGATTGGGGTCAATGTGTGCACTCCTGGAAACGGCGTTTCGTTTTCCCTTGACAACAGCAATCCGGCTCCGATAGCCTAGCTGTAACAGAGGAGAATACCGTCACGAATCAAGAAACCGCGTCCGCATTCCGATCAATGCAAAGATTACGTGAACGTTCCTTCATTCGCCTGCGCCTCACATCTGTTGTGGCGGCATCCATCAGTCTGTACCTCCTTCTCAATGCGTTCCTCATTCTCTGTCTGGCCCATCCGCATATCAAACACACACAACACCAAGCCAATAGTCCCCTCGCCTCAGTCTGTATGTGGCTCCATAAAACCGTTTCGCCTCACGCGCCATCAACAGAAGTGCCTCTACCTGCAGTTGCGGCCATTCTGCTCATCCTGATACCGCTCCTCCCGCGCTCTTCCCAGCTCCGGGTTATTCAGCGTACCGGTCGATCCCCGCCCTTGTTCTGCCTCGCTTAACCTTCTTCAATCGACAGTTCCGGCAGTCACTGGTCACTGATAGAAGTTAAAACATTTAGCGCGCGGCGCATAAATTCGTTCAGCACCGTAGCCTTTTTTATTGGCTAAAAAGCTTCTCGTGTCATTGCGAGGCGAAGCCGAAGCAATCTCACAGTCCTACAAGGACAACAGCGGTGAGATTGCCGCGCTCCCGTCGGTCGCTCGCAATGACCAGCCGGTGAGCGGCATGATCTTGCATTACCCTTTTATGTCCATGGACGTACCGCA belongs to Candidatus Methylomirabilis lanthanidiphila and includes:
- a CDS encoding PTS cellobiose transporter subunit IIB, whose product is MMIMAAVLTLAACSRAPEQKPAEPASKPEPDKVTISAEAQAKLGFATSRPQRVTPVRVIEATAAIAPDPARVAHIAPLAKGRLERVHVQVGDSVNQGAPLFEYDNIELGEAIGDYRSELAELRKDRAHLEHAQRTLERGRLLLEKEAIAAKELHIREAEYGAAEATVDNRNARIARIKEKLIRFGMTNEQMEGLASRQEGALPRETSHTVVRAPIAGIVVELEGAPGEVVGSEKTLLSIADLSRVWTLVDIYEKDLAHVRRGAPVEISLEAYPGEIFYGAIGYVSDLLDPQTRTAKARVEIPNPQRKLKFGMFATVRLQIQVTGGTVKVTAIPSSAIQQIDGEPSVFVKLDTVTFARRQVKLGFTSGDLVEVAEGLRGDEELVTTGSFSLKSEFLKEQLNQGQGG
- the xpkA gene encoding Xylulose-5-phosphate phosphoketolase, with the translated sequence MDNPLTDHELALMNAYWRACNYLSVGMIYLKDNPLLKEPVKTEHVKHRLLGHWGASPALSFVWAHLNRMIVKYDLNVIFVAGPGHGAPGVLGPAYLEGTYSEIYPDKGEDAEGMQKFFKQFSFPGHIGSHVTPETPGSIHEGGELGYSLSHAYGMALDNPDLIVACVVGDGEAETGPLATAWHSNKFINPVRDGAVLPILNLNGYKIANPTILSRISHEELEALFVGYGYTPYFVEGSDPAQMHQKMAATLEATIGEIRALQKTARESNNPLRPRWPMIVLRSPKGWTGPKEIKGHKVEAFWRSHQVPFADVRDNPANQKLLEDWMRSYKPEELFDASGKLVPQLKALAPKGSRRMSANPHANGGLLRKELKLPDFRKYAVEVPARGAVEYENTKPLGEYLRDVMRNNMTTFRVFGPDETASNRLQAIYEVSKKTWMADLLPEDADGGELSRDGRVMEMLSEHTLIGWLEGYLLTGRHGLFHTYEAFAHVIDSMFNQHAKWLDISKNHVPWRASVASENILLSSTVWRQDHNGFSHQDPGFIDLVTNKGPSVTRVYLPPDANTLLVITDQCLRSTDCINVIVADKQKHLQFATIDEAIIHCAKGLGIWRRASTDAGEEPDFVLASCGDVVTMEALAAAAILRERLPDLKLRFVNVVDLFKLQPVSEHPHGSTEREFDSLFTTDKPIIFNFHGYPWLIHKLSYRFKGHDNLHVRGYKEKGNINTPLELAMLNETSRFHLVIDVIDRVPKLRTKAAHLKEEMKNAIIDNLRYAHEHGTDRPEIANWSWPY
- a CDS encoding cation transporter, which gives rise to MLQRIFELSLENRFLVLILTGLLVLGGIMALRDLPIDAVPDITTVQVQILTKTAPIGPVEVERYVTFPIEAAMSGLPDLQELRSVSRFGLSAVTLVFRDHVNVYFARQLVAERMAAAKEQIPAGFGTPELAPVSTGLGEVYQFVVKGEGFTPMQLREILDWQIAYRLRGVPGVVEVSQWGGYAKQYHVVVDQRKLVSYRIPIGRVFEELERNNAIAGGGYIEHNGEAYVIRGEGLVENQEDLSRIMVSAGSGGTPITMAQLGHVKIDAMPRIGAATQDGAGETVVAMALMLQGGNGRIVAERIKEEVERMKPSLPPGVSIEPYYDRSDLVNKVIRTVTTNLIEGALLVIAVLLLLLGNLRGGLIVASAIPLSMLVAFTGMVQTGISGNLMSLGAIDFGLVVDGAVVMIENIVRHLAEERGVRREERPLIILRAGREVLRPIFFAVSIIVIVYLPILTLQGVEGKMFKPMAFTVIFALIGSLILSFTLMPVLASLFLRGPIAEGDSWLLRRAKALYLPRLAWCVHRPKMTALVAASAFALSLMFVPFLGGEFIPQLDEGDTVIQSWRLPSTALEQSIKDSLEIERTLLRFPEVRQVVSRIGSPEVATDVMGMDMSDIFIALRPQNEWKTAGTKNQLIDKFAAALSSEVPGVGMSFTQPIEMRFNELIAGIKSDVGLKIFGDDLKVLKEKGDQAAHILRQIGGGQDIRVEQVIGLPVLRIQVDRRRIARYGINAADVLAAVEAAGAGRVVGTVFEGQRRFPLVVRAVGSGRTDLPSFQDLPVAAPNGALIPLAQLASVSIEEGPAQVSREDISRRIVVEANVRGRDLGSFVREAQDRIAKELILPPGYHVKWGGQFENLARATSRLAIVVPLSLCLIFVLLYSTFNAVRPALLIFLNVPLAVTGGVLALAVRGLPFSISAGVGFIALFGVAVLNGVVLLSYILHLREEGYSASDAAFKAAEIRLRPVLMTALVAGLGFVPMALSHGVGAEVQRPLATVVIGGLVTSTLLTLFVLPSLYHWFEREPADAA
- a CDS encoding transaldolase, whose translation is MTAMENRLRALQVFGQSVWLDYIRRNLITSGELRRLINEDGLRGVTSNPAIFEKAVSGSSDYKEMLASPEARTLDAKTLYEQLAIRDIQDAADALYPVYEETARHDGYVSLEVSPFLAHDTTATLDEARRLWQAVGRPNLMIKVPATPEGLPAIRQLIGEGININVTLLFAQEVYEQVAEAYIAGLEACVARGGDPTRVASVASFFISRIDTAIDTLLAARLQSTTNAREQSVLRGLAGKVAIANAKLAYQRYQELFGGRRWQVLAGQGAHTQRLLWASTSVKNPNFRDVAYVEELIGPDTVNTIPPATFEAFRDHGRPRASLAEDVDSACDTMDMLAEIGISMKDVTDRLLAEGVQLFSDAFEKLLRAVEKQSKGAGAGKINRLTYTLPEPLTAAVNGSLAEWRAQDKVGRLWSRDASLWTGKDEAEWLGWLGITHDQLAHIERLASMTEAVKGAGFSHVLLLGMGGSSLCPEVMKRTFGTISGHPELHVLDSTDPAQVKAFENTVDLTHTLFIVSSKSGSTLEPNIFKQYFFDRVSRLIGPKEAGRHFIAITDPGSIMQQVAERDGFRRVFFGWANIGGRYSALSDFGLVPAAIMGVDIAKLLDRTEEMVCACMPSVPVEDNPGVVLGAVLGTAANAFGRDKVTIIASPGIAGLGAWLEQLLAESTGKDGKGLIPIDREALSWPDVYGSDRIFVYLRLLSAPDAVQDASVDALEHAGHPVVRIGVDDPYDLGEEFFRWEVATAVAGAILGIHPFDQPDVEASKTATRKLTAEYEKTGALPAETPIFTEAGITLFTDEKNTAALRKMTNGNHTLAGYMKAHLNRLGAGDYFALLAYIEMNRAHERTLQTMRHNVRDAKRIATCLEFGPRFLHSTGQLYKGGPNTGVFLQITCDDAVDLPVPGHRYTFGMVKAAQARGDFQVLLERDRRVLRAHLGPDVGGGLATLQQAMAAALAA
- a CDS encoding outer membrane efflux protein — encoded protein: MDKFAMKISKRSVLLALFVCSMSTPLPAGAQVKEIPRTLSLADALQIAAQRNPGLLTETTNRQIARGDATTAALLPNPELLLRSEGFRGGSFIDRQELFFEVSQEIPTAGKRSQQIAVAGAHLRATEADVDNTARLLRFVVKQTYYQIVLAKTDLAVARGLLADFDRTIRAKEEQFQLGEISGAELRRVQVERFRVFDDVVAGELNLKQARAALLALLGYADSTAEFDVTEELLKGGPIGGMESLHAEAMETRPDLNAQRQRAVRAREQKALERARRFPNLFPFVGYKRNFSEDSVLFGVAAPLPLFNRNQGGIVRAQAEEERESFQSRRLETQALLEVDQAFNRFESERRRLEGLETEYLPKARESREIAEAAHKLGAIDLTAFLDAQRTFREVQRLYNRSLYELSIARFQVEAAVGR